AAAAAGGATATGTCGGGACAAGCAATATTAAATTTGCGCGCATGGTCGGACTGGATGATGTCTTTACCGTTGTCGGTTTAAAAGAGGACGCTAAGGGTAAGGCCCAGACTTCTTCAAAACCAAGTCAATGTGTAGATGATTATATTTCCTTGATTCCAAGTGTGGAGAAGGATTTGGAGGATACACCAGAGCTGCTTGCCTTATACCAGTCGCTTACCCCTGGGTACCGTAAGGATTGGGCCCGTTATGTATATAGCGCTATACAAGAGGCAACAAAAGCAAAACGCCGCGAAGAAATGAAGATGATTCTTCAGGCGGGTTATAAGAGCCGCGAGCTATATCGCAAAGAACATGCATAGCTCAAGGAAACAATAGGGGCCGTCCCAAAAGTGGTAACCTCACTTGAGGGATAGTTCACTTTAATCAAAAAAAGCTAAAAAAAATAAAGAAATGGCGGTGTAGAAAGTTACTCCTGCACCGTCATTTCTTTATTTTGATCTATAGCTGCTTTCTTGATTAAATTATGGGCGAGCACGAAATAGCGTAGAGGACGAAGCGATTCCGGAGAAGCGTGAGCGGTAAAAGCTTTCCCAAGGAAAGCTCGCATCGAAAGCATACGATGTGTGGGCGAGCACAAAAAGAAGAAGGAGCCATTCTCAT
Above is a window of Paenibacillus uliginis N3/975 DNA encoding:
- a CDS encoding YdeI/OmpD-associated family protein is translated as MSKSIVEKLSLQKYEQVAILNQPEGTNYFAELTGYDTMLKEHAYDLIFAFVLDIESLKELVDLVIERQHLNTNGYLFAAYPKKGNKVYPTFIHRDDLLEGLGSDEKGYVGTSNIKFARMVGLDDVFTVVGLKEDAKGKAQTSSKPSQCVDDYISLIPSVEKDLEDTPELLALYQSLTPGYRKDWARYVYSAIQEATKAKRREEMKMILQAGYKSRELYRKEHA